A single Perognathus longimembris pacificus isolate PPM17 chromosome 17, ASM2315922v1, whole genome shotgun sequence DNA region contains:
- the LOC125365779 gene encoding asialoglycoprotein receptor 1-like — protein sequence MTREYQDLQHFDNEDNDHHQLQRGPLPSKPLLQRLCSGPRLFLFSLGLSLLLLVVVCVIGSQNSQLQGELLSLRAIFSNFTVSIEAEFKALSTQGGSVGRKMKLLESQMEKQQQNLREDHINLLLHVKQFLSDLRSLNCQMAVLQGNGSATSCCPINWVEYEGNCYWFSNSGKPWPEADKYCQLENAHLVVVNSLEEQQFVQHHIGPINTWMGLTDLNGSWNWVDGTIYDSGFKNWRPEQPDNWHGHGLGGGEDCAHFTFDGRWNDDVCQRPYRWVCETKLETAS from the exons ATGACAAGGGAGTATCAAGATCTCCAGCACTTCGACAATGAGGACAATGACCACCATCAGCTCCAGAGAG GGCCACTTCCTTCCAAGCCCTTGTTACAGCGGCTCTGCTCCGGACCccgccttttcctcttctccctgggTCTCAGTCTCCTGCTGCTGGTGGTTGTCTGTGTGATTGGATCCCAAA ACTCTCAGCTGCAGGGGGAGCTGCTATCCCTGAGAGCAATCTTCAGCAACTTCACAGTGAGCattgaggctgagttcaaggccctgagcacCCAGG GAGGCAGTGTGGGAAGAAAGATGAAGTTGCTGGAGTCCCAGATGGAGAAACAGCAGCAAAACCTGAGAGAAG ATCACATCAACTTACTGCTCCACGTGAAGCAGTTTTTGTCTGACCTGCGAAGTTTGAACTGTCAGATGGCTGTGCTGCAGGGAAATG GCTCTGCGACGTCCTGCTGCCCCATTAACTGGGTGGAGTATGAAGGCAACTGCTACTGGTTCTCCAACTCTGGGAAGCCCTGGCCGGAGGCAGACAAGTACTGCCAGCTGGAGAATGCCCACCTGGTGGTGGTGAACTCCCTGGAGGAGCAG cAATTTGTCCAGCACCATATTGGTCCTATAAACACCTGGATGGGTCTAACTGACCTAAATGGCTCCTGGAATTGGGTGGATGGGACAATCTATGATTCTGGCTTCAA GAACTGGAGACCAGAGCAGCCAGATAACTGGCACGGGCACGGGCTGGGCGGTGGTGAGGACTGTGCCCATTTCACCTTCGATGGTCGCTGGAATGACGACGTCTGCCAGAGGCCCTACCGCTGGGTCTGTGAGACAAAGCTGGAGACAGCCAGCTAG